In a genomic window of Acropora muricata isolate sample 2 chromosome 2, ASM3666990v1, whole genome shotgun sequence:
- the LOC136905775 gene encoding uncharacterized protein isoform X1, with translation MVPLQASSLVSGPYGSEGNPGLSCDDIYDERIRDGSLEDGIYWLRLPLFGSQKHEAFPVYCDMKNKDSFSHLSFTRRRLELVSKGWTMIFKGISGGEPPANVYFSKFVPNEFEKKAIDLTNNVKTHYKNRIVLFWASFDPAQARVSFHKGGSVRKALTFDAQNSNFESWFQHRNLIESPWSDLKDAEYLFFSLAGYCHIHKHICLNFQVIKRPHNPTCDVIFGWMYRGTLDECKWERSNMNKIVYCAQQTVCHFQNEGQLEVADFVTIFATRRK, from the exons ATGGTTCCCTTACAAGCATCAAGCTTGGTCAGTGGTCCCTATGGTAGTGAGGGTAACCCTGGACTATCTTGCGACGATATTTACGATGAACGGATAAGGGACGGAAGTCTTGAAGATGGAATTTACTGGTTGCGTTTACCTTTATTTG GATCCCAAAAGCACGAAGCGTTTCCAGTCTACTGTGACATGAAAAACAAAG ACAGCTTCTCCCACCTAAGCTTCACTAGAAGGAGGTTAGagcttgtatcaaaag GCTGGACCATGATATTCAAAGGAATCAGTGGAGGGGAACCACCCGCCAACGTGTACTTCTCCAAGTTCGTTCCAAACGAGTTTGAAAAAAAGGCCATTGATCTCACAAATAACGTCAAAACGCACTACAAAAACCGAATAGTGTTGTTTTGGGCAAGCTTTGATCCTGCACAG GCACGAGTGAGTTTTCACAAAGGTGGCTCAGTGAGGAAAGCGCTTACTTTCGATGCTCAAAATTCGAATTTTGAGTCCTGGTTTCAACATAGAAATCTGATTGAGTCTCCATGGAGTGATCTCAAAGATGCcgaatatctttttttttctttggcggGATATTGTCACATTCATAAACATATTTGTCTGAACTTCCAAGTAATCAAGAGGCCCCATAATCCAACATGTGACGTGATTTTTGGTTGGATGTACCGTGGAACCCTCGATGAATGCAAGTGGGAGAGATCCAACATGAATAAGATCGTATATTGTGCACAACAAACGGTTTGCCATTTCCAAAACGAAG GACAGTTGGAGGTTGCTGATTTTGTCACCATATTCGCCACAAGAAG GAAGTAA
- the LOC136905775 gene encoding uncharacterized protein isoform X2, with protein sequence MVPLQASSLVSGPYGSEGNPGLSCDDIYDERIRDGSLEDGIYWLRLPLFGSQKHEAFPVYCDMKNKGWTMIFKGISGGEPPANVYFSKFVPNEFEKKAIDLTNNVKTHYKNRIVLFWASFDPAQARVSFHKGGSVRKALTFDAQNSNFESWFQHRNLIESPWSDLKDAEYLFFSLAGYCHIHKHICLNFQVIKRPHNPTCDVIFGWMYRGTLDECKWERSNMNKIVYCAQQTVCHFQNEGQLEVADFVTIFATRRK encoded by the exons ATGGTTCCCTTACAAGCATCAAGCTTGGTCAGTGGTCCCTATGGTAGTGAGGGTAACCCTGGACTATCTTGCGACGATATTTACGATGAACGGATAAGGGACGGAAGTCTTGAAGATGGAATTTACTGGTTGCGTTTACCTTTATTTG GATCCCAAAAGCACGAAGCGTTTCCAGTCTACTGTGACATGAAAAACAAAG GCTGGACCATGATATTCAAAGGAATCAGTGGAGGGGAACCACCCGCCAACGTGTACTTCTCCAAGTTCGTTCCAAACGAGTTTGAAAAAAAGGCCATTGATCTCACAAATAACGTCAAAACGCACTACAAAAACCGAATAGTGTTGTTTTGGGCAAGCTTTGATCCTGCACAG GCACGAGTGAGTTTTCACAAAGGTGGCTCAGTGAGGAAAGCGCTTACTTTCGATGCTCAAAATTCGAATTTTGAGTCCTGGTTTCAACATAGAAATCTGATTGAGTCTCCATGGAGTGATCTCAAAGATGCcgaatatctttttttttctttggcggGATATTGTCACATTCATAAACATATTTGTCTGAACTTCCAAGTAATCAAGAGGCCCCATAATCCAACATGTGACGTGATTTTTGGTTGGATGTACCGTGGAACCCTCGATGAATGCAAGTGGGAGAGATCCAACATGAATAAGATCGTATATTGTGCACAACAAACGGTTTGCCATTTCCAAAACGAAG GACAGTTGGAGGTTGCTGATTTTGTCACCATATTCGCCACAAGAAG GAAGTAA